A genomic window from bacterium includes:
- a CDS encoding Gfo/Idh/MocA family oxidoreductase, with protein MLRIGLVSAGSYGPIYKDPQAPRTPGSFHGTAFACTYNGFDDGKRQQLYAEHKYTFAAATKRIPGCQVTKVWDPLRNTAEMLAEVCSIPEVTDTPEACCDDVDAVVIVDDGTARQYEYAFYPLRNGTPTFCDKPLSMTTKEALAVQKVVDETGSKFMCSSSLRFVPDIVNTKQEVAEGKWGDVWVATSSCGNDLVYYGIHALSMAYGVFGDRAVSVMNVGQEGRNLARVRFDSGRDCVLIVGEQPWMSAGWQFNLYGQKGWKPMTPDLTDLYTYLQQAFVDYVVEDKQTVPI; from the coding sequence ATGCTACGCATCGGTCTCGTCTCCGCCGGCAGCTACGGCCCCATCTACAAGGACCCGCAAGCCCCCCGGACGCCCGGCTCCTTCCATGGCACCGCCTTCGCCTGCACCTACAACGGGTTCGACGATGGGAAGCGCCAGCAACTCTATGCCGAGCACAAGTACACCTTCGCCGCCGCCACCAAGCGCATCCCCGGCTGCCAGGTCACCAAGGTCTGGGACCCGCTGCGCAACACCGCCGAGATGCTCGCCGAGGTGTGCAGCATCCCCGAAGTCACCGACACGCCCGAAGCCTGCTGTGATGACGTGGATGCTGTCGTCATCGTGGATGACGGCACCGCCAGGCAGTACGAGTACGCCTTCTACCCGCTGCGGAACGGCACGCCGACCTTCTGCGACAAGCCCCTCTCGATGACGACGAAGGAGGCGCTGGCGGTCCAGAAGGTCGTGGACGAGACGGGCAGCAAGTTCATGTGCTCCAGCTCGCTGCGCTTCGTCCCCGACATCGTGAACACGAAGCAGGAAGTTGCAGAGGGCAAGTGGGGCGACGTGTGGGTAGCGACCTCGAGCTGCGGCAACGATCTGGTCTACTACGGCATCCACGCGCTGTCGATGGCCTATGGCGTGTTCGGCGACCGGGCGGTGTCGGTGATGAACGTCGGCCAGGAAGGGCGCAATCTAGCCCGCGTGCGCTTCGACAGCGGGCGCGACTGCGTCCTCATCGTCGGCGAGCAGCCGTGGATGAGCGCCGGCTGGCAGTTCAACCTGTACGGTCAGAAGGGCTGGAAGCCCATGACGCCCGACCTGACCGACCTGTACACGTACCTGCAGCAGGCGTTCGTGGACTACGTGGTCGAGGACAAGCAGACCGTGCCGATC
- a CDS encoding cupin domain-containing protein, producing the protein MLSTNESSVEPRPFPDRWSKDLIGTEAIPTTSGFNLGRACYTATEFGTPQVHADQEAVFVISGVGEIKVGGEVIPLEPGVAVYVGRGVEHCARRTTDEPVQVVYCHGAV; encoded by the coding sequence ATGCTGAGCACCAACGAGAGCTCCGTCGAGCCGCGCCCTTTCCCCGACCGCTGGAGCAAGGACCTCATCGGCACTGAGGCCATCCCGACGACCTCGGGGTTCAACCTCGGTCGGGCCTGCTACACCGCCACGGAGTTCGGCACGCCGCAGGTCCATGCCGACCAGGAGGCCGTGTTCGTCATCTCCGGGGTAGGGGAGATCAAGGTGGGCGGCGAAGTCATCCCGCTGGAACCCGGCGTGGCGGTCTACGTCGGTCGCGGTGTGGAGCACTGTGCTCGCCGCACGACGGACGAGCCGGTGCAGGTCGTGTACTGTCACGGGGCGGTGTGA
- a CDS encoding amidohydrolase: MHLIDTNAYLGHFAARRLHYNTPEGLLALMDRAGIAQACVSSASAICYRNCHAGNEEMWEALNGVLTPTPLPRSAALRSGEGNDSGGGVQAPALQRLIPFAVINPAYAAWEKDLQWCRETMGAPGVRIYPSWHNYKLSDGCCHALAEAAAELGMVVSIPQRVEDYRQRHWLLDTPDVNLNEVAALTAAHPNTKFLVSNAAGVGGSDLVTKRDGLPANTWVDMCRPDVVYTKELERLVEALGADRIVFGSCIPFCYPEPAIIRMEVLRDLGYDVEKIGAGNAAQLLGL, translated from the coding sequence ATGCATCTGATTGACACCAATGCCTATCTGGGTCACTTCGCCGCGCGGCGGCTGCACTACAACACGCCTGAGGGGCTGCTGGCGCTGATGGACCGCGCCGGCATCGCGCAGGCCTGCGTGTCGTCCGCCAGCGCCATCTGCTACCGGAACTGCCACGCGGGGAATGAGGAGATGTGGGAGGCGCTCAACGGCGTCCTCACCCCTACCCCTCTCCCTCGCTCCGCTGCGCTTCGCTCCGGAGAGGGGAACGACAGCGGCGGCGGGGTACAAGCCCCCGCCCTACAGCGGCTCATTCCCTTCGCCGTCATCAACCCGGCCTATGCGGCGTGGGAGAAGGACTTGCAGTGGTGCCGCGAGACGATGGGGGCGCCGGGGGTGCGCATCTACCCGTCGTGGCACAACTACAAGCTCAGCGATGGCTGCTGCCACGCGTTGGCCGAGGCCGCGGCAGAACTGGGCATGGTCGTCAGCATCCCCCAGCGCGTCGAGGACTACCGGCAGCGTCACTGGCTGCTGGACACGCCGGACGTGAACCTCAATGAGGTGGCGGCGCTGACGGCGGCGCACCCGAACACGAAGTTCCTGGTCAGCAACGCCGCCGGTGTCGGCGGGAGCGACCTGGTTACGAAGCGGGATGGCCTCCCGGCCAACACCTGGGTGGACATGTGCCGCCCGGATGTGGTGTATACGAAGGAGCTGGAGCGGCTGGTCGAGGCCCTCGGCGCCGACCGCATCGTCTTCGGTAGCTGCATCCCGTTCTGCTACCCCGAGCCCGCGATCATCCGCATGGAGGTCCTGCGGGATCTGGGCTATGACGTCGAGAAGATCGGCGCGGGCAACGCCGCCCAGTTGCTGGGTCTCTAG
- a CDS encoding amidohydrolase, with amino-acid sequence MRIIDTHVHFTSGYDNPDGPSTEEAVFAAADRFGMDTLVCMVMTPKPATPELFRRANDRTIDLMERRGDRIWGWAYVNPGYCREALAEIERCRQHPNFVGIKLFDDYTLTNPVNFPVIERCIELGWGIVNNQQRVTSQVANWPANRTSSGHIAEVSRRYPEAKLIADHVGGGGDWEWCCKTLADAPGVHLEISGSVYDEGMMELALRTVGVDRLLFATDSSIASSVGKLQALGRLVSLAELEQVASGNFLRLVGRA; translated from the coding sequence ATGCGCATCATAGACACGCACGTTCATTTCACCAGCGGCTACGACAACCCCGACGGGCCCTCCACCGAGGAAGCCGTGTTTGCTGCGGCCGACCGCTTCGGGATGGACACCCTCGTGTGCATGGTGATGACCCCCAAGCCCGCCACGCCCGAGCTGTTCCGCCGGGCCAATGACCGCACCATTGATCTCATGGAGCGTCGCGGCGACCGCATCTGGGGCTGGGCCTATGTGAACCCCGGGTACTGCCGGGAGGCCCTCGCCGAGATCGAGCGCTGCCGCCAGCACCCGAACTTCGTGGGCATCAAGCTCTTCGATGACTACACGCTGACCAACCCGGTCAACTTCCCGGTCATCGAGCGCTGCATCGAGCTGGGCTGGGGGATCGTGAACAACCAGCAGCGGGTGACGTCGCAGGTGGCCAACTGGCCGGCGAATCGGACGAGCTCGGGGCACATCGCCGAGGTCTCGCGCCGCTACCCGGAGGCCAAGCTGATCGCCGACCATGTCGGCGGCGGGGGCGACTGGGAGTGGTGCTGCAAGACGCTGGCCGACGCCCCGGGGGTGCACCTGGAGATCAGCGGCAGCGTCTACGATGAGGGCATGATGGAGCTGGCCCTGCGCACGGTCGGCGTGGACCGCCTGCTGTTTGCGACGGACAGCAGCATCGCCAGTTCGGTCGGCAAGCTGCAGGCGCTGGGGCGGCTGGTGTCGCTGGCCGAACTCGAGCAGGTCGCCTCGGGGAACTTCCTGCGACTGGTGGGGAGAGCGTAG
- a CDS encoding amidohydrolase family protein — MVIDAHAHVSWPSDFSLSFTETRDAAQIELGDRLGIDVFVCSCLAPRPSTPETFRTANDRLIAAMREFPGRIWGYCYVNPGYTPEALAEIERCLQIEDMVGVKLYNEYFFDDPVLRPIIEKCLELDCVILEHQGHCTDAMASQPYISDAGHLSRMANAYPEAKIILGHICGGGDWEWTVKQAATAPSLHCDTSGSVVDEGAIELAVREVGADRLVFACDGSLSAGVGKIKAAQISEDDRAKIWSGNYLRLVGRS; from the coding sequence ATGGTTATTGACGCCCACGCGCACGTGAGCTGGCCGTCCGACTTCAGCCTCAGCTTCACCGAAACCCGCGACGCCGCCCAGATTGAACTGGGGGACCGCCTGGGCATTGATGTCTTCGTCTGTTCCTGCCTGGCCCCGCGGCCCTCGACGCCCGAGACCTTCCGCACCGCCAATGATCGCCTCATCGCGGCCATGCGCGAGTTCCCCGGGCGCATCTGGGGCTACTGCTATGTGAACCCCGGCTACACCCCCGAGGCCCTCGCAGAAATCGAGCGCTGCCTGCAGATCGAGGACATGGTGGGCGTGAAGCTGTATAACGAGTACTTCTTCGACGACCCGGTGCTGCGGCCGATCATCGAGAAGTGCCTCGAGCTGGACTGCGTCATCCTCGAGCACCAGGGCCATTGCACCGACGCCATGGCCAGCCAGCCGTACATCTCCGACGCGGGCCACCTGAGCCGCATGGCCAACGCCTACCCCGAGGCCAAGATCATCCTCGGGCACATCTGCGGCGGTGGGGACTGGGAGTGGACCGTCAAGCAGGCGGCCACGGCTCCGTCGCTGCATTGCGACACCAGCGGCAGCGTCGTGGACGAGGGCGCCATCGAGTTGGCGGTGCGGGAGGTCGGGGCCGATCGCCTCGTCTTCGCCTGCGACGGCAGCCTGAGCGCCGGGGTGGGGAAGATCAAAGCGGCGCAGATCAGCGAGGACGACAGGGCCAAGATCTGGAGCGGGAACTACCTGAGGTTAGTGGGAAGGAGCTAG
- a CDS encoding TM2 domain-containing protein produces the protein MVAGILAILLGTLGIHHFYLGNTKLALIYLLVSILSCGILSPFVAIAGIVDGIMYLTKPEDVFQRNYLNWFCGGA, from the coding sequence ATGGTGGCCGGCATCCTGGCGATCCTGCTGGGTACGCTCGGCATCCACCATTTCTACCTGGGCAACACCAAGCTGGCGCTGATCTACCTGCTGGTCAGCATCCTCAGTTGCGGCATCCTCAGCCCCTTCGTCGCCATCGCGGGCATCGTGGATGGCATCATGTACCTGACCAAGCCTGAAGATGTCTTCCAGCGCAACTACCTGAACTGGTTCTGCGGGGGCGCCTGA